In the Natrinema sp. CBA1119 genome, TGGCGATTTCCTGTTGCCACGGTAGCAGGGAACTTCTTTCATCGAACTCACTACTGAACACCCTGTACAGTACAGTTCTGATTCTGTCCAACAGCACTTTGGCCCCGTGTATGGTTCGCTTGCGATCGTTTGCGTGACGGTACACTCGAGTTGTACCCCGTCGATCCGGCGCGCAGGTCGTTTTGGGACCGTTCGTCGGACCGACCCCGTCACCGCCGCTGTTGCGGCCCATTTCCGCGTGTTGTCGCCGCATTACAAATGTCCGATCCCTCGAGTGGACGACCACGTTGGTCGAGTTCACCGTCGCATCGGACGGTCGCGCGTCTCTCACCGTCCCAGTCTACTATGAATAGGGAAGACCACATCGTCAGCGGTTTCAAGGCAACGCTCGCCGCGCGTGGCGTCTACATGCTCTCGAGCGCGTTGCTGATGTTCGTCCTGGCGCGGTATCTGCTCGAGCCGGACGGCTACGGCGTGCTCTACTGGGCGATCGGCGTGTTGGCGATCATCCAACTGTTCGTGGACCTCGGTCTCAGCCGGTCCGTCGCGCGGTACATCTCCGAATACCGCGAGGCGGACCCGGGCCAGATCCCGCACCTGCTCAGGTCCACGGTCACGGTCAAACTCATCCTGATCGCGTTCGTCTCCTACGCCCTGTTGCTCTTTCACGAGCAGATCGCGGTCGCGCTCGGCGAACCGGGTGCGGCCCCGTTTCTCGCCGCGGGCGTGATCTATCTCGGCGTCTTTTCCTTTAGCGCGTTCGCGCGGGTGGCGTTACAGGGCTTCAACCACCTCGGCTACAGCGCGCTCGTTCAGGCGATCAGCGGCGCTGCCCGACTCGTCTTCGTCGTCGCGTTCGTCCTCGCCGGGTTCGGTGCGCTCGGCGCGTTCTTCGGGTACATCGTCGGCTACGCCATCGCCGCCGTCATCGGAATGGGAATCATCTACTACGGGTTCTACGTCCGATACGACGCCGCGGACGAATACGAGGACGGCCTCTCGCGCCGCCTCCTCGAGTACAGCGTTCCCCTGACGGCGACCCAGAGTGCGAACGTCATCGACAAGCAGATCGACATCGTGCTGGTCGGCGCCTTCATCAATCCGGCTGCGGTCGCCTTTTATACCCTCGCAAAGCAGATCACCGAGTTCGTGCTCGCGCCCGCGGCGTCGCTCGGCTTTACCATCTCGCCGAACTTCGGCGAACAGAAGGCGGCCGGCGAACTCGAGGAAGCCAGACGGATTTACGAGACCTCGTTGACGAACATCCTGTTGCTCTACATTCCGGCAGCGGCCGGCCTCACGATCGTCGCGGGACCGCTCTTGACGATGGTGTTCGGGGCCGATTACGCCGGTGCGATTCCCGTCTTACAGGTGCTCGCCGGATTCGTCGTGCTACAGGCGATCACGAACCTGACCAGCGATAGCCTGGACTATCTGGGTCGCGCTCGTGCTCGAGCGGTCGCGAAGGGCGCGACGGCGTTGGCCAATCTCGGACTGAACATCGTGTTGATCCCGCTGATCGGCGTCGTCGGGGCGGCGATCGCGACGGTGGCGACCCACTCGGTGTACGTCGCGGTCAACCTCTATATCGTCCATACCGAACTCGGCTTGCACGTGGGGCGACTCGCGCGGACGACTGGGATGGTCTGTGGAATTACGGGCGTCATGGCGGCCGCCGTCTTGCTCGTAACGCCGCTGGTTTCGAACCTGCTTATGCTGTTCGGGGCGATCGCTCTCGGTGCCGTCACCTGGGCCGTGCTGGCGGTGCTGAGTGGCCTAGTCGATCCGGGACAGGTTCGGTCAGTCATCGGGTGACAGCGGCTCGAACCGTCCGGATGTCCCCCATCCGATTCCGCTATCACTGAGTGAACTATCAACGCTTATCCGAGGGTTCGGTGTCTAGGCAGTATGGCCGTTGCCGATCCCGTGACCGTGGGGGTACTGAGTCTTCATACGAGCAAGGAAACCAAAGCAATTCTCAACGCCGTCGAGGATCTGGGACACGACACCGAGTGGCTTCGCTCCGAGAACACGTCCGTCAGTGTCGCCGACGGAAGTCCGACGCTCGAGCCCGCGGTGGATGTCATCGCGAACAGGGTACTGCTATCGAATACCGAACAGCCCGCCGAGGAACTCGGGCTGGTAAACGCCTTCTCTCAGCTGGTTCCGACACTCAACGAACCGATGGCGGTGATGACGGCGATCCACAAGCTCTCGACGGCGACCGCGCTCGCGTCGAACGACGTGCGGACGCCCGACGTGACGCTCGCGTTGAGCGGCGAGCAGTTGAACGCTGCGCGGGACCGCTACGGCGAGGAGGCCGTCTACAAGACCGCCATCGGCACTCACGGTGGTGGGACGTGGAAGGTCGGCCCCGACGACCCGATCAACGCCAAGGTCGGTAACCGGTATGCGTTCTTGCAGGAACTCGTCGACCAAGAGGACGTTCGCCATCGCGACCTGCGCGTCTACGTCGTCGGCGGCGAGGTCGTGGCCGCGATGTATCGCTACGCGCCGGACAACGACTGGCGAACCAACGTCGCGCTCGGCGGCTCGGTCGAGGACGCGACCGACGACCTCCCCGACGAGGCTCGCGAAATGGCCCAGCGCGCATCGGATATCGTCGGCCTCGACTATGCCGGCGTCGACCTCGTCGAGGGTGACGAGGGCTGGTTCGTCCTCGAGGTCAACCCGACGGCGGGGTTCAAGGGGCTCTACGAGGCGACCCAGATGAGCCCGGCACCGTATATCGCCAAACTCGCGATCGAACGGGCGGGCGGCGAGGTCGACGACGAGCGCGTGCGAGATCTCGCGAACGTCCTTGACGACTCCCGGCCGGCAGCACAGCCCCCGGATGTGAGGGGACAGGATACGGAACCAGCGGTGATCGGCTACACGGAGGAAGTCATTCTCTCGGGGACCAGCGGGTCGAAAACGGTTCTCGCGAAGTCCGACACCGGTGCCACACGGACGAGCATCGACACCAGTCTCGCCGCCGATATCGGGGCCGGCCCGATCAAGTCCATCACCCGCATTCGATCCGGCAGCAGCAAACAGTCCAAGAGCCGCCCCGTCGTCGACGTCGTCGTCGGGGTCGGCGGCAACCAACACACCGTTACGGCTAGCGTCGAGGACCGCAGCCACATGGATTACCCCGTCTTGCTCGGGCGAGACATTCTCGGAAACTATCAGGTCGACGTTAGTCGTCGGATCGACAGCGACGCGGCCGACACGCCCGAGGAAGAGGAATAAGAAACGTAACGATCGATCTCGGAACGGCCGAACTGTTGTATATCTCCTATCGAACTGACGACCGACGATGGCTTCCGATTCGTGGCGTCCGACAATGGCGAGTATCGCGTCCGCCGGACGAGTCGAAGACCGACGGTGACGATCCGAGGGGCGACTGATCGCCGCCCCTTGCGAAGACCGTCGTCGACGGGACAGACTCCGCGTCGCTAGCGGTCTAGCTACGTCGCGGCGTTTCGAGTGGATCGCGGACGGATCTCGGGAGCGCTTCGAGGAAGACGCTCGAATTCTAAACGTTCCTCGATCCGGACCGAACCGGAAGCCGAGCGGGAGCCAACCAGTGTTAATATATACGAAAAAATTATTTTGGCAGTGGGAAGACAACGTTATAGCACCGAAAATATTAATAGGCGAACGTGGCTTTTAACGGACGATGACATGGTCCAACCAAGACTGGTGGCCGAACCTATTGCGATTAGACGTTCTCGACGATAACGCCTTCGACGCCGGGCCGTACGGCGAGGACTTCGACTACGCCGAGGAGTTCCAAAAGGTCGACTACGAGGAGGTGAAAGCGGACATCGAGGACGTGATGACGTCCTCCCAGGACTGGTGGCCGGCCGACTACGGCCACTACGGGCCGTTTTTCATCCGGATGGCCTGGCACAGCGCCGGGACCTACCGGACAGCCGACGGCCGCGCGGGCGCGTCGGGCGGTCTACAGCGCCTCCCGCCGGAGAGTAGCTGGCCGGACAACGTGAACCTCGACAAGGCACGTCGGCTGCTCCAGCCGGTCAAACAGAAGTACGGCCGCAAGCTCTCGTGGGGCGACCTGATCGTGCTGGCCGGGAACGTCGCGCTGGAGTCGATGGGCTTCGAGACGTACGGCTTCGCCGGCGGCCGCGAGGACGAGTTCAAGTCCAACGAGGCCGTCGAGTGGGGGCCCGAGACCGAGTGGGAGACGACCTCACCCGAGCGCTTCGAGGACGGGGAGGTAGGCAATCTCAAGAACCCGCTCGCGAACACCGTGATGGGGCTCATCTACGTGAACCCCGAGGGCCCGTACGGCGAACCGGACGTCGAAGGGTCCGCGAAGAACATCCGCGAGGAGTTCTCGCGCATGGCGATGGAGGACCGGGAGACGGTCGCGCTCATCGCCGGCGGTCACACCTTCGGGAAGGTCCACGGCGCGGACGACCCCGAGGAGCACGTCGGTCCCGATCCCGAGTCGGCATCCATCGAACAGCAGGGTCTCGGCTGGGCCCAAGAGCACCTCGAAGACAAGGCCGGCGGCCTCGACGTCATCACCAGCGGTATCGAGGGGCCGTGGAACGCCACGCCGATCCAGTGGGACATGGGCTACATCGACAACCTGCTGGATCACGACTGGACCTCGGTCAAGGGCCCCGGCGGGGCATGGCAGTGGAAACCGGTCGGCGACGAGATCGAGGAGGCGCCGACCCCGCACGACCCCGAGGAGACCGAAGAGCCGATGATGCTGACGACGGACGTGGCTCTCAAGCACGACGACGACTACCGGGAGATCTTAGAGGAGTTCCGGGAGGATCCGGAGGCCTTCCAGCAGGCGTTCGCGAAGGCGTGGTACAAGCTTCTCCACCGCGACATGGGGCCACCCGAGCGGTACCACGGCCCGGAGGTCCCCGACGAGACGTTCGTCTGGCAGGACCCGATTCCCGAGGCCGACTACGAGTTCGTCGGCGACGAGGAGGCCGCACAGCTCAAAGACGAAATCCTCGCCTCGGACCTCCCGGTCTCGCAACTGGCGAAGACCGCGTGGGCCTCGGCCTCGACCTACCGCGACAGCGACAAGCGCGGCGGCGCGAACGGCGCTCGCGTCCGGCTCGACCCCCAGCGCAACTGGGAGGTCAACGAACCCGAGGAACTCGAGACGGTGCTCGATACCCTCGAGGGCATTCAGGCGGAGTTCAACGCCTCGCGCGATGACGACGTACGGGTCTCGCTGGCCGACCTGATCGTCCTGGGCGGCAACGCGGCCGTCGAGCGGGCGGCGGCCGAGGCCGGCTACGACGTCGAGGTCCCCTTCGAGCCCGGTCGCACGGACGCCACGCAGGACCAGACCGACGTCGACTCCTTCGAGGTGCTCGAACCGGAGGTCGACGCCTTCCGCAACTACCTCGGCGACGGCGACGTCGACGACCTGTACGACACGCCCGAGGAGCGGATGGTCGACAAGGCGGAACTGCTGAACCTGACGGTGCCCGAGATGACCGTGCTGATCGGCGGTATGCGCGCGCTCGGCGCGACCTACGGGGACGCCGACCGCGGGGCCTTCACCGACGAACCGGGAACCCTGACCAACGACTTCTTCGTGAACCTGCTGGACATGGGCTACGAGTGGGAGCCGCTCGACGAGGACGAGGAAGTCTTCGAAGTGCGCGACCGCGACACCGGCGAGATCGAGTGGGAAGTCACTCGCTTCGACCTCATCTTCGGGTCGAACGCCCGACTGCGCGCCACCGCGGACGTCTATGCTGCCGCTGACGGTGAGGAGACGCTCGTCGAGGACTTCGTCGACGCGTGGCACAAAGTGATGACGCTCGATCGCTTCGACCTCGAGTAAGCGAGCGGGCGCACCGCCGCTGACGCATCGCCGACGGACCGTCGCGTTCGCTGGGATCGATCATCGACCGGTCGCGGTCTCCCGCCGCGACCGACTTCTCTATTCGCTGTGGATGACGACTTCGTCGTCCGTGATCTCCAGTATCTGCGAGGAATCGACCGGATAGTCGTCGTCTCCGTGGCCGCCCCAGTCCATGCGCGCTTTGAGCCGATCCGTCAGGCCGGGCTCCGGATCGACGTACGCCGTCTGGCCCTCGACTTCGGCGACCATGCCGATCTGCTGGCCCGACTCGTCAACGACGTCTTTCCCCTGATCGTGGTGGGAGAGTTCGATCGCCGACGGCTCCGCCATCTCGTCCGCCGTTCCCATCTCGTCCGCCGTTCCCACTTCATCCGCCGGTCCCATGTCGGCGTCAGCTCCGGTGCCAGCCATCGTCTCGTCGCCCGTGGCCCCGGCGGTTCCGGGTTCCATTCCGCCGGTCCCTATGGACTCGTACTCGTCGACGTCGATGATCTCTCCCTCGAGCACCTCGCTGGTGAGCACTTCGGACTCGATCAGTTCGGTGTCCTCGAGCATGTACTGCATCCGCAGTCGCTCGGTGACCTCCTCTTCGACCGTCCGGCGCTCGAGGAGTTCGCTCTGGACGGCGTCTCCCTCGGTCCGCTGACTCTGAATGACCTCCTGCTGGACCACGTCGTCGGGCGTCACGTTCGAGCGGACGACGTCGCTCTCGAGGATGGATCGCTGGACGCTCTCGAGTTCGATGTCCGTCTGAATGTCGTCTCGCTCGAGTTCCTCGTCCTGCTCGATATCGACGTCGACGACCTCGCTCTCGACGATGTAGCGCTCGATCTCCTCGATGGTGTCCATCTTCGTTTCGTCGACCGTCACCTCGATCATGTCGTCGGAGACGAACTCCGTCTCGACGATGTCGCGGCTCACCAGTTCGGAGTCGACGACATCGCGTTCAACCAGATCAGTGTCGATTACTTCGCTCTCAATCGTATCTCGTTCGACGATCTCCCGCTCGACGACCTGCGTCTCGACGATCTCCGTCGTCACCGTCTCGCCGCTTCGCAGCGAGTCCTCGAGTTCGTCCCGGCCGAGATCGGCGCGTTCGAACGCGTGCTCGCGCTCGACGATCTCGAAGAAGCCCATTTCCTCGCCGGTCGGCTCCTCCTCATGGTAGACGAATACGAGGTCGTCGTCGTCGAATCGCTGCTCGAACTCGTCCCAGGTGTACTCCTCGTGGTGTTCGCCCATCTCGTCGCGCCGGGCGAAGGAGTGGCCGTGATCCTCGTTATCTCGGACCCTGACCGGGACAGCGTCGCGGGCCTCGGCCCACTCCCGGATCCGCTCGATATCGGTGGTCATTCGCCGCTGCTCTGCTTCGCCGGTCTCCGTCGGGGACGTATCGTTCGCCATCTCCCGTGGCACTGCGATCGATCCGTACTTCAGTCAACAGGGCCATCCCGTCGGGACAGTGTCTCGTTTCTCGAGCCCCTTCCTTCGGCCGGCAGTGGCCGGGTCGTAATCCGGTGTTGTCCGTCTTGGCGGTGACTGTTTCACGACCCCGAGATGCGTGTAGAACGTGCTTACCGCTCGCGAGAATCGGGGCGTGATCCGAACTCTCTTGAACCGGGATGCGGGAGCCGATCGAGTCGGGACGGGTTCCGTCGGGTCAGAGACCGATCGGGTTCAGTCAGATTCGTACTCGGCCCAGATGTACCGCGTGGCGACGCTTCGATACGGCCGCCACGGCTCGGCGATTTCGCGCATTTCAGCGCGGGTCAGCTCCCCGCCATCGCCGTACAGCTGCTCGATACCGCGGCGAACGGCGAGATCCCCGAGCGGGAGCACGTCCGGGCGCTCGAGGACGAACAGGAGGTACATCCGCGCGGTCCACGCGCCGATCCCCTTGATATCGGTGAGTCGATCGACGACCTCGTCGTCGCTGTACGAGGCCAACCCGGTTTGCGTGTAATCGTTCTCCCGAAAGGCGCGGGCGGCGTTTTGCACGTACTCGACCTTGCTCCGGGAGAGCCCCGCATCCCGGAGGGCCGCCTCGTCCGCGGCCAGGACGGACGCCGGCGTCACGTCTCCCTCGAGGAGATCGAACACGCGCTCGCGGACGGCCGCCGCGCTCGCGGTCGAGAGCTGCTGGTTGATGATCGAAATGCAGAGCCGCTCGTACTCGTCCCGGTCCGATTCGGCGTATGGGTCGTGCCTGTCGAGGAGCCCCGCCATAACGGGGTCCTCGCGGAGAACGGCGTGTGCCTCTTCGTTCATGCGCACGTTGTCGATACGGGAGCACGGGGCCGGGAAGGCATAGACCTCTCGGTCGGGGCCCCGCTCGAGGGAGTCACTCGAGGTCCGGGGAGCGTTCGGGTTCCACATTCGCGAGTCGCATCGCGTTGCCGGTCACGCCGAGGCTCATGCCCATGTCGCCGACGACGACCGCCAGCGCGACGCTCACCAGCCCCAGCGGCACGCCGAGCGCGAGCAGCGCCTTCACGCCGAGGCTGGCCCAGACGTTCTGTCGGATGACGCCGTTGGCCGTGTGGGACAGCTCGTAGAGATACGGGAGCTTCCCGATATCGTCACCCATCAACGCGATATCGGCCGTCTCGAGGGCGGTGTCGGTGCCGGCCGCGCCCATCGCGATGCCGACCTCGGCGGTCGCCAGCGCGGGCGCGTCGTTGATGCCGTCGCCGACCATCGCCACGTCGCCGTACCGTTCCTGAAGGTCCGCCACGGCCGCGACCTTCTCGTCGGGCAGGAGTTCGGCGCGGTACTCGTCGACGCCGACCCGCTCGGCGATCGCCCGCGCCGTCCCCTCGTTATCGCCGGTCAGCATCACGACGTGCTCTACGCCGAGGTCGTGGAGCCGCTCGACCGCCCGCTTGGAGGCCGGTCGGACCTCGTCGGCGATCGCGACCGCACCGAGCAGTTCGGTCTCCGTTCCGACGAGGACGACCGTCTTGCCTTCCCGCTCGAGCGCGGCGAGCGTGTCCGTGGCGAAGGCCCCATCGTCGGCCTCGAGCGTTCCCTCGGGGGCGACGCCACCGTCAGTCCGCGGGTCCGACGTGCCGTCGGCACGGGCCCGCGAGAGATCGAACCCCAGCTCTTCGAACAGCGCCGGCTTGCCCGCGTAGTACGTCTCGCCGCTGATCTCCCCGCGGATACCCCTGCCGGTCAGACTCTCGAACCCCGTCGGTTCGGGCAACTCGGTCGCGCCCGCCTCGTCGGCGCGGGCGAGGATCGCCGCGGCGATGGGATGCTCGCTGCGTCGCTCCAGTCCGGCGGCGTGACGGAGGAGCGTCGCCTCGTCGGCGTCGCCGACCGGGATGACGTCGGTGACGGCGAGTTCGCCTTTCGTGAGTGTACCCGTCTTATCGACGGCGACGGCGTTGACCTCGCCCATCGCCTCGAGGTGGTTGCCGCCCTTGATCAGGACGCCGTTCTTCGCTGCGCTGGTGACTCCCGAGACCACCGAGACGGGCGTCGAGATGACGAACGCGCAGGGGCAGGCGATCACCAACAACGTGAGGCCGCGAACGAACCACGTCCCCCAGTCGCCGGTAAATACGAGCTCGTAGCCGGCGACGCCCGCGGTGACGGGGTCGCCGATGACGAGCGGCGGGATGGCAGCGGTCAGGATCGCCAGCACGACCACGACGGGCGTGTAGTAGCCCGCGAACCGATCGACGAACTGCTCCGTTTCGGTCTGTTCGGCCTGTGCGCCTTGCACCATCTCGATGATCCGCGAGAGCGTCGAGTCGCCCGCTGTCGAGGTGACTTCGACCTCGAGGTAGCCCTCCTCGGTGATGGCGCCGGCGTACACCTTGTCTCCAGCAGACTTGTCGACGGGGACACTCTCACCGGTGATCGGCGATTCGTCGACCGCGCTCTCGCCTTCGCGGACCGTCCCGTCGAGCGGGATCTTGTCGCCTGGCCGGACGACGACGAGCTCGCCGACCGCTACGTCCTCCGCGTCGACGGTCACTTCCTCGCCGTCGCGCAGAACTGTGGCCTCGTCCGGCGAGAGCTCCATCAGCTCGCGCAGGGAGTCTCGGGCCCGGTCCATCGCGTAGTCCTCGAGCAGTTCGGCGATACTGAAGAGGACGGCCAGCGTGGCGGCCTCGACGAAGTAGCCGATACCCGTCGCAGCGATGATCGCCGTCCCCATCAGCAGGTCGATGTCGAGACTCCGGTTTGTCGCGGAGTAGTAGCCGCTCCGGACGACGGGGACGCCGCTGACGGCGACCGCGCCGAGGAATAGTAGATCCGCGACATGGAGCGGATACTCGAGGACGCTCGCCACCGCGACGTTCCCGCCCGTCAGGAGGAACTCGAAGCCCAGCCCGAGGGCGACGAACACCGCGCCGAGCCACGTCTTCTTCGCGCGGGGGGTCGTCCAGACCTCTGACGGCGGTGCGACGTCGACACCGCCGGCGCTCGAGGCCGATTCGGTCGGCTCTTCGTCGCCGTCCGTCCCTCCGATGACCTCGTAGCCGGCACCTTCGATCGCGTCGGCCATGTCGGCCTCGCTGGCTCGATCGGGGTCGTACGTAACCGTGGCCGTTCCGGTGGTCGGATTGAGGTCGGCGTCGACGACCCCGTCGACGCGGCCGAGGCTCTTGTCGACCTTTCCCGCACAAGATGGGCAGTCCATCTCGGGGACGGCGAGCCGGACGGTTAGTTCCCGTCGCTGGCCGGCCTCGTCCATTCCTCTCGTCGCATCCGATTCGTCAGTCATTACCCAAAGGTAAGCGCGTCAGTTCGATAAGCCTTCGTTGGAATATTCCAATAATCTTCGGGGCCGCTAGAGCGGTGTCGACGGCCCGTCGACCAGTTGCTCGCTCGCGACGTGTTGCTTGGCCAGGTGTTCTTCGGCCCGGCGAAGCCGGTAGGTGAGCGTCGACCGCGGGATGTCGAGGTGGTCCGCGAGGTCGCCGGCGTCGATCTCGCGAGGGGACTCGTAGTAGCCGTGTTCGACGGCGGCCCGGAGCGCGGCCTCCTGTTCGGGAGTGAGTTCGTTCGACCCACCGTTCGCGTCGCCCGTCGGCGCATCGGTATCCGTCGTCGCCGCTCGAAGCATTTCCATCCGGGCGCGGTCGCCGAGCGCGGCCTCGAGGGCGTCGAAGAACGCGGCCGCGTCGCCCTCGCCGGAGTGGACGATCCGCCAAGTGTAGTGACGGCCCTCGTGGCGGGTCTCGAACAGGACGCCGTCGCCGAGGTGGTCGCGGGCGATGTGCGGGACGGACGCACAGGTTGGGGTGCGCTCCCAGTCGGAGTAGAGGACGAGCGTGTCGTCAGTGCGGTCGAGCACCTGCGTGGTCTGGGTCGCGCCGCAGTCGTCGGTCGCGAGACAGTCCGCGTAGTAGTCACTGGTAAGGAAGGCGTCCTCGATGTCCGCGAGCGCGTCCGGCGTGCCGGTGGCGTGGTCGACTCGCCAGAGGCGGTCGTCGGTCGCGTGCAGCGACAGCGAGCGGACCCGGGCGTCGGGGTGGTCCGCGAGCGCGTCCGCCACCCCGTTGCAACCGGGCTCGTACTCGAGGGCGAAGACGAACTCTCTCATATCCCGAGGAAGGGGCCGACGCGACAAAGGGTTTCCCGCCAGCTTCCGTCGTCGAAGCCTCGAAGCGGCCGTGATCGGTCACGTCTTTGCACACGTGGTCTTCATCGTGCTGTCCTGGTGATGGTGGTCGTCTGTGGGACTGAAGTAGACGACGGCGTCATAGAACCGCTCGCATACCGTATCGAAGTCACTAGCGAATCGTTCAATACAGGCGGTAGACGTAACACGTGATAGAATTATACGCAATACTCCTAACAATTATACAGTTGGAAGTGTTATTTTGATCCAATGGATTCAGACTGGATGGCCATCCCACTCGGATTTCTTGTTATGGTGCTTCTTGTTGGACTTGGCGTATTCATCCTGTTTCATGTCGTGCCAGATGAGCAGACAGAAGGTGATGTGCATATTGACGCCTATCCATTTGGTCCCGAGAAACCGATCCCTTTGAATTCCTCGAACGTCGTGGACTACACGGTTACTTACGAGGAGCGCCTGTTCTATAACGATCTCCTTGCGAGCCGTAACCACAGTTTCGATTTCGAGGAAAGAGTGATAGCCAACTGTACCGCTATCTCGGTCTCGAACGGTAGTACAGACGAGTTTCGCGTCGGTTTAGAGTGTCGGGGTGGGATTCCCATCGTCGAATCGCCATGGTCTGAACCGGGGGAATACACTTATTCAGAATCGGAGGAGTTCACGTACGCAGTCACCTACCATATAACGGAGAATACGACACAACAGACCGAACTCCGGAATTACCCCTTCGGAACGGACAGAGGGTTCGGTAACGGGAGAGATCCAGGTAACAGTAGTGGACAAGCCAGTTCCTTTATTCAGCGTCTGACGTGAAACCCGAGATGAGTACGCTGCACGGTTCGCCGCCTACTTCACCGGATTCAGGGCGAAACCAAGGCCTTGTGAATAGTTCTGTCACGCTCAACGAAACGAAAAGCAGTGGCCGTGAGCGCGACTCGAGCGAACGCGAGAGTCGCGCGATCCGGGGAAGGGCAGGCTGCTACTCGATTACGACCGCGAGCGAACCCGAAGGGTGAGCGAGCGGGCCGACGACTGACCCGGAACGAAAGCGCGGCGCTTCGCGCCGCGGAAAGGCGAGCGGCAAAGCCGCGAGCCAAGTGGAGGGGAAGGAGGAGTGCTTTTGATCGAAATTTTGCCGAGGGAGCGGCGAAGCCGCGACCGCAGCGCAAAATTTCGTTGTTATTCGTCTAGCAGCTCCCGCGCGATCACGTTCTTCTGGATCTCGGTGGTGCCCTCGTAGATCTGGGTGATCTTCGAGTCCCGGTAGAAGCGCTCGACGGGGAAGTCGTTGACGTAGCCGGCACCGCCGTGGATCTGGACGGCCTCGTTGGAGACGTCGACGGCGACGCGGGAGGCGTACTCCTTGGCCATCGAGGCGAGCTTCGTGATATCGTTGCCCTGATCGACGTTCCAGGCGGCCTTGTAAGTCAGGTTGCGCGCGGCCTCGGTCTCGGTGGCCATCTCCGCGAGCTTGTGCTGGATGGCCTGGAACTCCGAGATGGGCTGGTCGAACTGTTCTCGGTCCTGGGCGTACTCGCGGGCGGCCTCGAGCGCGCCCTTCGCGATGCCGAGTCCCTGCGCGGCGACGCCGGTCCGGGTGGCGTCGAAGAACTGCATCTGCTGGAGGAAGGCGGCGTCCTCGTCGCCGACGAGGTTCTCCTGGGGCACGCGGACGTCGTCGAAGATGAGTTCGGCGGTGTCGGAGGCCCGGATGCCGAGCTTGCCCGTAATCTTGTCCGAACTGAAGCCGTCGCGGTCGGACTCGACGATGATCTGACTGAAGCCGCCGTAGCGGCTGTCGGCGTCGGGATCGGTCTTACACAGTACGACGAAGAAGTCGCCGACGGTGCCGTTGGTGATCCACATCTTGTTGCCGTTGATCACCCACTCGTCGCCGTCCTTCTCGGCGCGCGTCGAGACGGAGGAGACATCCGACCCGGTGTCGGGCTCGGAAATCGCCGCGCCGGAGATCTTCTCGCCCAGCGCGACGGGCTCGAGGAAGCGCTCCTTCTGGTCTTCGGTTCCGAACTCGCTGATGGCCTCAGTGCCGAACGAGCAGGCCATGATCGAGAGCGCGATCCCGGCGTCGTGGGAGAACAGCTCCTCGGCGATGAGCGCCGACTCGAGGGTCGAGTAGCCGGCACCGCCGTACTCCATCGGGATCGAGGTGCCGACCAGGCCCATCTCGGCGGCCTCGTCGACGATCTCGTGGGGGAACTTCTCTTCGCTGTCGTACTCCTCCGCGTTGGGG is a window encoding:
- a CDS encoding cation-translocating P-type ATPase; amino-acid sequence: MTDESDATRGMDEAGQRRELTVRLAVPEMDCPSCAGKVDKSLGRVDGVVDADLNPTTGTATVTYDPDRASEADMADAIEGAGYEVIGGTDGDEEPTESASSAGGVDVAPPSEVWTTPRAKKTWLGAVFVALGLGFEFLLTGGNVAVASVLEYPLHVADLLFLGAVAVSGVPVVRSGYYSATNRSLDIDLLMGTAIIAATGIGYFVEAATLAVLFSIAELLEDYAMDRARDSLRELMELSPDEATVLRDGEEVTVDAEDVAVGELVVVRPGDKIPLDGTVREGESAVDESPITGESVPVDKSAGDKVYAGAITEEGYLEVEVTSTAGDSTLSRIIEMVQGAQAEQTETEQFVDRFAGYYTPVVVVLAILTAAIPPLVIGDPVTAGVAGYELVFTGDWGTWFVRGLTLLVIACPCAFVISTPVSVVSGVTSAAKNGVLIKGGNHLEAMGEVNAVAVDKTGTLTKGELAVTDVIPVGDADEATLLRHAAGLERRSEHPIAAAILARADEAGATELPEPTGFESLTGRGIRGEISGETYYAGKPALFEELGFDLSRARADGTSDPRTDGGVAPEGTLEADDGAFATDTLAALEREGKTVVLVGTETELLGAVAIADEVRPASKRAVERLHDLGVEHVVMLTGDNEGTARAIAERVGVDEYRAELLPDEKVAAVADLQERYGDVAMVGDGINDAPALATAEVGIAMGAAGTDTALETADIALMGDDIGKLPYLYELSHTANGVIRQNVWASLGVKALLALGVPLGLVSVALAVVVGDMGMSLGVTGNAMRLANVEPERSPDLE
- a CDS encoding helix-turn-helix domain-containing protein, producing MREFVFALEYEPGCNGVADALADHPDARVRSLSLHATDDRLWRVDHATGTPDALADIEDAFLTSDYYADCLATDDCGATQTTQVLDRTDDTLVLYSDWERTPTCASVPHIARDHLGDGVLFETRHEGRHYTWRIVHSGEGDAAAFFDALEAALGDRARMEMLRAATTDTDAPTGDANGGSNELTPEQEAALRAAVEHGYYESPREIDAGDLADHLDIPRSTLTYRLRRAEEHLAKQHVASEQLVDGPSTPL
- a CDS encoding acyl-CoA dehydrogenase family protein; the encoded protein is MEFGLSEEQEQIRDEVRRFAENEIVPNAEEYDSEEKFPHEIVDEAAEMGLVGTSIPMEYGGAGYSTLESALIAEELFSHDAGIALSIMACSFGTEAISEFGTEDQKERFLEPVALGEKISGAAISEPDTGSDVSSVSTRAEKDGDEWVINGNKMWITNGTVGDFFVVLCKTDPDADSRYGGFSQIIVESDRDGFSSDKITGKLGIRASDTAELIFDDVRVPQENLVGDEDAAFLQQMQFFDATRTGVAAQGLGIAKGALEAAREYAQDREQFDQPISEFQAIQHKLAEMATETEAARNLTYKAAWNVDQGNDITKLASMAKEYASRVAVDVSNEAVQIHGGAGYVNDFPVERFYRDSKITQIYEGTTEIQKNVIARELLDE